Part of the Psilocybe cubensis strain MGC-MH-2018 chromosome 11, whole genome shotgun sequence genome is shown below.
GGGGAAGCGCAGACTGTAGGTCCAGTCCAGCCAATTCCACCGCACTGGCCGTAGTGAGCTTGAGTCGCACCGCTAGCTGGGGAAGAGCTGGTGGGTGGAGCGCTAGTAGAAGAGggcttggtggtggtggaagttGGGCTGGAGCTAGTCGAGCCGCTTGGTCCAGAGGCCATGCAAGAACCAGTGCCTTGAGCGGTAGCGCAGAGCATAGGTTCTCCGGCGGCGAAACGTTGGAGACGAGCCTGGACTTCGTAAGCTGCGATCTTGGGGTTTCCGCTGGAGTCGAAGAGGGTTCCGGCGGCCGAGGTTCCGAGCCAGGACATGTCGTCACGCGGGTCCCAGTTGATGAACTCGTTACAGTTGGAGGCGTAGAGGCAAGCctagaggaagagggaatAATTTGAGTTAGTCAGTGGAAAATCATGGCACAGGAATTTTAGGCGTACATCGAGGTAGTCACCCCAGATAGCAGCCTGCAGACGCTCGTAGCCACTGCTTGCAGATGGAAGAGAAATATCGAGCTCAGTGATCATAGCAGTGGCACCGAGCTGAGCGAGCTTAGCAAAAGTGGCAGAGAGAGCAGACTTGGAGGTGAATCCGGTTGCAGAGATGTGGGATTGGAATCCAACTGCGAGGCGGTTGTATGGAATGCCAGCATTGGCGTTGATGTCTGCAAGGACAGCAAGAACACAGGCGGTCTTAGCATCGTTTCCGCCAGTGTTGTAGTCGTTAATGGCGAGGCGAGTGTTGGAGCCGGCGTACTTAAGTGCAGTGGTGAATGCAGCATGGACGAAGGACAGGTCGGTCACAAGGGTGGTGCTAGAACCATCGGAGGTCTGGGTCGGCCAAACCTTCTTGTTCTGCACACATTGAAGTGCGCTCTGAAAAATACTTAAAGTCAGAATAACAGTATATTGATGGCCCATGTAAATTCTCTCACCATTCCGTTGGAAACACCGTCTCCTACAATCTCGTTGACTACA
Proteins encoded:
- a CDS encoding Endo-1,4-beta-xylanase D, with protein sequence MFKSFVVLSVLAAPALCQTAVSLLVDFDGYQKSGTLNLRSTLQSVSTRKGQPFMFGSTYDTYESNQSFSSSVFSTFFNHVVAENGCKWDATEPSRGTPDLGECQAVQSFASKNGASFRGHNTFWHSQTPSWLPGGISASDLVNNVIPQHVQQTIQGMGSSVTSWDVVNEIVGDGVSNGMSALQCVQNKKVWPTQTSDGSSTTLVTDLSFVHAAFTTALKYAGSNTRLAINDYNTGGNDAKTACVLAVLADINANAGIPYNRLAVGFQSHISATGFTSKSALSATFAKLAQLGATAMITELDISLPSASSGYERLQAAIWGDYLDACLYASNCNEFINWDPRDDMSWLGTSAAGTLFDSSGNPKIAAYEVQARLQRFAAGEPMLCATAQGTGSCMASGPSGSTSSSPTSTTTKPSSTSAPPTSSSPASGATQAHYGQCGGIGWTGPTVCASPYTCQVSNPYYSQCL